One genomic region from Blattabacterium cuenoti encodes:
- the secD gene encoding protein translocase subunit SecD — protein sequence MRIGNFFTIFTTIILTAICLYYIHSSVFKNNKKTLNLGLDLKGGISIILDVSEKDLLKKLSENSKNPFFIKALEYADKKKKENQNGDYLSFFINFFNQLNISLSSPDLFGNRLNIEKIDSNSSNVEVETFLRKRIESSIISIQNILRSRIDQFGVLQPNIQRIKNSSRILIELSGIKDVDRIKNILEKKAELHFFETYNFQEVFPYFNEINKFFHRKLNKKKSFIDLLNIYNLKSTNIVGLVHKKHQKVISEFLNSIEATEALPYNLRYVKFLWGAKSILNKNFLQLFAVKINNEEKSTFLNGDIVTRAYKSFGSFNEISVNIKMNQEGTKKWKIFTEKNIGKNIAIVLDDLVYAIPLVQSVIPNGMSQISGHFSIQESNDLVNVLNAGELPTSVDIVQTDVVGPSLGRESIQKGVKSFLIALFFVFFWMIFYYSIPGLYSDIVLIFNIIFIFGILISMNAVLTFPGIAGIILTLAMSMDANILIYEKIKENIKNKISIFTSIHNSYTLQGALSSIIDGQITTLLCGVILFYFGTGPIQGFSTTLIIGIITSVFTSTCLGRLLLEWHLKKYQKITFSNKIMLFMNAFHRIQNRQWDFLSKRKWSYMISSVLLIVSVYSIIFQGLNLGLDFVGGRSYVILFDRKINPEKISEILSKTFIEKGKPSFPNVKTFGNENQLKIVTKYKIWEENNKVDEEILQKMFISLKNYFPVHFGFRDFKNIEKDKPLGILSSEKVEPLIAKDMRDKSFVSIIISLIGIFLYIFIRFKKWQFGLGAVVSLIHDSVIVLGIFSFFHRNFSILEIDQSFIASLLTIIGYSINDTVIVYDQIRKISRMTMFSTMKQTINTGIASSLTRTINTSLITLLVISIIFLFGGTSLRGFMLALFIGVSIGTYSSIFIASSIVYDFCKKNIEK from the coding sequence ATGCGTATAGGAAACTTTTTTACGATTTTTACAACCATAATATTGACTGCAATTTGTTTATATTATATACATTCCAGTGTATTCAAAAATAATAAAAAAACTCTAAATCTAGGTTTAGATTTGAAAGGAGGAATTAGCATAATTTTAGATGTATCTGAAAAAGACTTATTGAAAAAACTTTCTGAAAATTCTAAAAATCCTTTTTTTATAAAAGCATTAGAATATGCGGATAAGAAAAAAAAAGAAAATCAAAATGGAGATTATTTATCATTTTTTATCAATTTTTTTAATCAACTAAACATTAGTTTATCTTCTCCCGATTTATTTGGAAATCGACTCAATATAGAAAAAATCGATTCAAACAGTTCAAATGTAGAAGTAGAAACTTTTCTTAGAAAAAGAATAGAATCATCTATTATTTCCATTCAAAACATATTGAGATCTAGAATAGATCAATTTGGAGTTCTACAACCAAATATACAACGTATAAAAAATTCGAGTCGAATTTTAATAGAATTATCTGGAATCAAAGATGTAGATAGAATAAAAAACATTTTAGAAAAAAAAGCAGAACTGCATTTTTTTGAGACTTATAACTTTCAAGAAGTTTTCCCATATTTTAACGAAATAAATAAATTTTTTCATAGAAAACTAAATAAAAAAAAATCTTTTATAGATCTTTTGAATATTTATAACCTAAAGTCAACCAACATAGTTGGATTAGTTCATAAAAAACATCAGAAAGTAATTTCTGAATTTTTAAATTCAATAGAAGCTACGGAAGCTTTACCATATAATTTGCGTTATGTAAAGTTCTTGTGGGGAGCTAAAAGTATTTTAAATAAAAATTTTTTGCAATTATTTGCTGTAAAAATAAATAATGAAGAAAAGTCAACATTCTTGAATGGAGATATTGTGACTCGTGCCTATAAATCTTTTGGTTCTTTTAATGAAATATCCGTTAACATAAAAATGAATCAAGAAGGAACCAAAAAATGGAAAATATTTACTGAAAAGAATATAGGTAAAAATATAGCAATAGTGCTTGATGATTTGGTCTATGCAATTCCTTTAGTTCAATCAGTTATTCCAAATGGAATGTCTCAAATATCTGGACATTTTTCGATACAAGAATCGAATGATTTAGTTAATGTATTGAATGCAGGAGAACTTCCTACTTCAGTGGACATTGTTCAAACTGATGTGGTAGGACCTTCTTTGGGAAGAGAATCAATTCAAAAAGGAGTAAAATCTTTTTTAATTGCCTTGTTTTTTGTATTCTTTTGGATGATTTTTTATTATTCGATTCCAGGATTGTATTCTGATATAGTTTTAATTTTCAACATAATATTTATTTTTGGCATTCTTATTTCCATGAACGCAGTATTAACTTTTCCTGGAATTGCAGGAATTATACTAACATTAGCCATGTCTATGGATGCAAACATTCTGATTTATGAAAAAATTAAGGAGAATATAAAAAATAAAATTTCTATTTTCACATCTATTCATAATAGTTATACGTTGCAAGGGGCTTTATCTTCAATTATAGATGGACAAATTACCACTTTGTTATGTGGAGTTATTTTATTCTATTTTGGAACAGGACCAATTCAAGGATTTTCCACAACTTTAATTATTGGAATCATAACATCTGTGTTTACTTCTACTTGTTTAGGAAGATTATTATTAGAATGGCATTTAAAAAAATATCAAAAGATTACTTTTAGTAATAAAATAATGTTGTTTATGAATGCTTTTCATAGAATTCAAAACAGACAATGGGATTTTTTGTCTAAAAGAAAGTGGTCTTATATGATTTCTTCTGTTCTTTTGATAGTTAGTGTATATTCTATAATTTTTCAAGGCTTAAATCTTGGATTAGATTTCGTTGGAGGCCGTTCTTATGTAATTCTTTTTGATCGAAAAATAAACCCTGAAAAAATTTCTGAAATTTTATCAAAAACATTCATAGAAAAAGGAAAGCCTTCATTTCCAAATGTCAAGACATTTGGAAATGAAAATCAATTGAAAATAGTGACTAAATACAAAATATGGGAAGAGAATAATAAAGTAGACGAAGAAATTTTGCAAAAAATGTTCATATCTTTAAAAAATTATTTTCCTGTTCATTTTGGTTTTAGGGATTTTAAAAATATAGAAAAAGATAAACCTTTAGGAATTTTATCTTCCGAAAAAGTGGAACCTCTAATAGCTAAAGATATGAGAGATAAATCTTTTGTATCAATTATTATTTCTTTAATAGGAATATTTTTATACATCTTTATAAGATTCAAAAAATGGCAATTTGGATTAGGTGCTGTAGTATCTTTAATTCATGATTCAGTAATTGTCCTTGGCATATTCTCTTTTTTTCATAGAAATTTTTCTATTCTAGAAATAGATCAATCTTTTATAGCATCGTTATTAACCATAATTGGTTATTCCATTAATGATACTGTAATTGTTTATGATCAAATTAGAAAAATTTCAAGAATGACAATGTTTTCAACAATGAAACAAACTATTAACACAGGTATTGCTAGTTCTTTAACAAGAACTATAAATACTTCATTAATCACTTTATTAGTAATTTCCATCATTTTTTTATTTGGAGGGACATCCCTTCGTGGTTTTATGTTGGCTTTATTTATTGGAGTCAGCATTGGAACTTATTCTTCTATATTCATAGCTTCATCCATAGTATACGATTTTTGTAAAAAAAATATAGAAAAATGA
- the pdhA gene encoding pyruvate dehydrogenase (acetyl-transferring) E1 component subunit alpha produces MKEITTETYIKWFKNMSFWRKFEDKCRSLYLKQKIRGFLHLYNGQEAVPAGLTHAMDLSKDKIITAYRCHILPISMGVDPKEVMAELLGRKTGTSHGMGGSMHIFSKKHRFYGGHGIVGGQIPLGAGIAFADKYFNRDAVTLTIMGDGAVRQGSLHETFNMAMIWKLPVVFICENNKYAMGTSVERSTNMEEIYKIGLSYGMPSHPVDGMDPEKIAQAASIAIERARKGEGATFLEIKTYRYRGHSMSDAESYRSKEEVYSYKKKDPILKLKNIIIQNKWETIENLNTIENEVKKEVESCVEFAEKSDPPSLEEMYNVVYNETNYPFLDKVRPS; encoded by the coding sequence ATGAAAGAAATTACCACAGAAACCTATATCAAGTGGTTTAAGAATATGTCTTTTTGGAGAAAATTTGAGGACAAATGTCGTTCACTATACTTGAAACAAAAAATTAGAGGATTTTTACATTTATATAATGGACAAGAAGCAGTTCCTGCAGGATTAACTCATGCAATGGATCTGTCTAAAGATAAAATTATAACTGCCTATAGATGTCATATTTTACCCATATCTATGGGAGTCGATCCAAAAGAAGTTATGGCAGAACTTTTAGGAAGAAAAACAGGAACTTCTCATGGAATGGGGGGGTCTATGCATATTTTTAGTAAAAAACATCGTTTTTATGGAGGACATGGAATTGTAGGTGGACAAATTCCATTAGGTGCTGGAATTGCCTTTGCTGATAAGTATTTTAATAGAGACGCGGTGACTCTAACTATTATGGGGGATGGAGCTGTAAGACAAGGATCTTTACATGAAACATTTAATATGGCTATGATATGGAAACTACCTGTTGTATTTATATGTGAAAATAATAAATATGCTATGGGAACATCTGTAGAAAGAAGTACAAACATGGAAGAGATTTATAAAATAGGTTTATCATACGGAATGCCTTCTCATCCTGTAGACGGAATGGATCCTGAAAAAATAGCACAGGCAGCTTCTATTGCAATAGAAAGAGCAAGGAAAGGAGAAGGAGCTACTTTTTTAGAGATTAAAACATATAGATATAGAGGCCATTCTATGTCAGATGCAGAGTCATATCGCAGTAAAGAAGAAGTTTATTCATATAAAAAAAAAGACCCCATTCTAAAGTTAAAAAATATTATTATACAAAATAAATGGGAAACCATAGAAAATCTAAACACTATAGAAAATGAAGTTAAAAAAGAAGTAGAATCCTGTGTAGAGTTTGCAGAAAAATCGGATCCTCCTTCTTTAGAAGAAATGTATAATGTTGTTTACAATGAAACAAATTATCCTTTCTTAGATAAAGTTAGACCTTCGTAA
- a CDS encoding UDP-N-acetylmuramoyl-tripeptide--D-alanyl-D-alanine ligase, translating into MNIQNIYQLYMISSGIETNSKKVKKGSIFIALKGRNFDGNQFANEAILNGAILAIVDDKDDKRVFFCKKIVHVDNTLYFLQKLAMYHRYQLRHIPIIAITGSNGKTTTKELTKAILSRKYERVHSTKNNFNNHIGIPLTILSMPINTQISVMEIGANHEKEIDKMCSIIQPDYGYITNFGKAHLEGFKNIEGIIRGKLELYNFLKKNKKVVFVNGDDPIQLNKSIGMKRYVFSGKKKDKSDVKIKYLWEGYNLKSTLDIENMRISSSLIGNYNLYNIASAISIGKYFKVSLEKIKKAVEEYIPKNHRSQILNKKNIKIIIDCYNANPTSMIKALTFFNDHVKGNKIAILGDMLELGFYSNHEHEKIIFFIEKSNINITFLIGDIFFNTNLKTSQKIKKFINKKKFIEWFKKHSFQKIDYILIKGSRKGSLESLIDLI; encoded by the coding sequence ATGAACATTCAAAATATATATCAATTATATATGATTTCTTCGGGAATAGAAACAAATAGTAAGAAAGTCAAAAAAGGATCTATTTTTATAGCTTTAAAAGGAAGAAATTTTGATGGAAATCAATTTGCTAATGAAGCTATTTTAAATGGAGCAATCCTAGCGATAGTAGATGATAAAGATGATAAAAGAGTTTTTTTTTGCAAAAAAATTGTTCACGTAGATAACACTTTATATTTTTTACAAAAATTAGCTATGTATCATAGATATCAATTACGTCATATTCCTATTATAGCTATTACAGGAAGTAATGGAAAAACCACTACAAAAGAGCTTACTAAAGCTATTCTTTCCAGAAAATATGAAAGAGTTCATTCTACTAAAAATAATTTCAATAATCATATAGGAATTCCATTAACTATACTTTCTATGCCTATCAATACACAAATCTCCGTTATGGAAATTGGAGCTAACCATGAGAAAGAAATCGATAAAATGTGTTCTATCATTCAACCAGATTATGGATATATAACTAATTTTGGAAAAGCTCATTTAGAAGGATTCAAAAATATAGAAGGAATTATACGTGGAAAACTTGAATTATATAATTTTTTAAAAAAAAACAAAAAAGTAGTATTTGTAAATGGAGATGACCCTATCCAATTAAATAAAAGCATAGGAATGAAGAGATACGTTTTTTCTGGAAAAAAGAAGGACAAATCAGATGTAAAAATTAAATACTTATGGGAGGGATACAATCTAAAATCAACTTTAGATATTGAAAATATGAGAATCAGTTCTTCTCTAATAGGAAATTATAATTTATATAATATAGCTTCTGCTATATCCATTGGAAAATACTTTAAAGTTTCTTTAGAAAAAATAAAGAAAGCAGTAGAAGAATACATTCCAAAAAATCATCGTTCTCAGATTTTGAATAAGAAAAATATCAAAATCATTATAGATTGTTATAATGCCAATCCTACTAGTATGATAAAAGCTCTCACCTTTTTTAATGATCATGTGAAAGGAAATAAAATTGCTATATTGGGAGATATGTTAGAATTAGGATTCTATTCTAATCATGAACATGAAAAAATAATTTTTTTTATAGAAAAAAGCAATATAAATATAACGTTTTTGATTGGAGATATATTCTTTAATACCAATCTAAAAACTTCTCAAAAAATAAAAAAATTCATAAATAAAAAAAAATTCATTGAATGGTTCAAAAAACATTCCTTTCAAAAAATTGATTATATTCTCATTAAGGGCTCAAGAAAAGGATCCTTGGAAAGCCTTATTGATTTAATTTGA
- a CDS encoding DUF475 domain-containing protein, with the protein MNIVKSITEIFDHPVLSITIIGNLFLIESILSIDNAAMLASMIMNLKKEDRKKAIKYGIIGAYFFRGLCLLFASVLIKIWWLKPLGGLYLIFVGLNHFLTRRNLLSKNSKNVKKKDSFWKIIFFIEIMDLSFSIDNIFASVALSENFLLIFLGVFIGILSMRLIAQFFIQLMEKIPELKNSAFFIIIVLGIKLILSSFKNYSFFPPEGIFSLFTFSIFVFPILFSWVKKIINKKKLK; encoded by the coding sequence ATGAATATTGTAAAATCTATTACAGAAATTTTTGATCATCCTGTTTTATCTATTACCATTATAGGAAACCTATTTTTAATAGAAAGTATTTTATCCATAGATAATGCAGCAATGTTAGCTTCTATGATTATGAATTTAAAAAAAGAAGATAGAAAAAAAGCTATAAAATATGGAATCATTGGTGCTTATTTTTTTAGAGGTTTATGCTTACTGTTTGCTTCTGTTTTAATAAAAATATGGTGGTTAAAACCATTAGGTGGTTTATATTTAATTTTTGTAGGATTAAATCATTTCTTAACAAGAAGAAATTTATTATCAAAAAATTCAAAAAATGTAAAAAAAAAAGATTCTTTTTGGAAAATTATTTTTTTCATAGAAATCATGGATTTATCTTTTTCTATTGATAATATTTTCGCTTCTGTTGCTCTGTCAGAAAACTTTCTATTAATTTTTTTAGGTGTATTTATAGGAATTTTGTCAATGAGATTGATTGCTCAATTTTTTATTCAATTAATGGAAAAGATTCCAGAATTAAAAAATTCTGCTTTTTTCATAATTATTGTTCTCGGAATCAAACTTATTCTTTCTTCTTTTAAAAATTATAGTTTTTTTCCACCCGAAGGAATATTTTCGTTATTCACTTTTTCAATATTCGTATTTCCCATTCTTTTTTCATGGGTAAAAAAAATCATAAATAAAAAAAAATTAAAATAA
- a CDS encoding dihydrolipoamide acetyltransferase family protein: MAEIISMPQLSDTMEEGTVIKWNKKIGDKVSEGDILAEIETDKATQDFEIDVSGFLLFIGVKEGEKTRVNDILAIIGDEGEDISHLISKSKKEEKEIKKKDKKYQKNKQDRIFISPLAKKMAQRMGVSISDIKGSGEDGRIVKRDIEYYEKTKLKEVNQKIAHSSMRRKIAKHLTFSKLSAPHYYLFNEINVDKLIELRKNLNDKLSLEEKISFNDIIIKAVALSLKKHPDMNISWDEEEVILHSQIHIGVAVAVKDGLIVPVIKNADQKSLLQISKEIKDKVLRSKSKKIQPEEIENSTFTVSNLGMYGIESFTSIINIPNSSILSVGSIMKRPIIKNSKIKIGSVMKITLSCDHRIIDGAVGSSYIHSLRNFLEDPITILF, translated from the coding sequence ATGGCAGAAATAATATCTATGCCCCAATTAAGTGACACAATGGAAGAGGGGACTGTAATCAAATGGAATAAAAAAATAGGAGATAAAGTTTCGGAAGGTGATATTCTAGCTGAAATAGAAACAGATAAAGCTACTCAAGATTTTGAAATAGATGTCAGTGGATTTTTACTTTTTATTGGGGTTAAAGAAGGGGAAAAAACACGTGTGAATGATATCTTAGCGATTATAGGAGATGAAGGAGAAGATATCAGTCATCTCATTTCAAAATCAAAGAAAGAAGAAAAAGAAATCAAAAAAAAAGATAAGAAATATCAAAAAAATAAACAGGATAGAATATTTATTTCTCCTTTGGCAAAAAAGATGGCTCAAAGGATGGGAGTATCTATAAGTGATATCAAGGGAAGTGGAGAAGATGGAAGAATCGTCAAAAGAGATATTGAATACTATGAAAAAACAAAATTAAAGGAAGTGAATCAAAAAATAGCTCATTCTTCTATGAGAAGAAAAATAGCAAAGCATTTAACTTTTTCTAAATTATCTGCTCCACATTATTATTTATTTAATGAAATCAATGTGGATAAATTAATTGAATTAAGGAAAAATTTAAATGATAAACTTTCTTTGGAAGAAAAGATATCATTTAATGATATTATTATAAAAGCAGTAGCTCTGTCTTTGAAGAAACATCCTGATATGAATATATCTTGGGACGAAGAAGAAGTTATACTTCATTCACAGATTCATATTGGAGTAGCTGTAGCAGTCAAAGATGGATTAATAGTACCAGTTATTAAAAATGCAGATCAAAAATCACTATTACAAATATCCAAAGAAATCAAAGATAAAGTATTACGTTCAAAATCAAAAAAAATACAACCAGAAGAAATAGAAAACAGCACTTTTACAGTTTCTAATTTGGGGATGTATGGAATAGAGTCTTTTACTTCCATTATTAATATTCCTAACTCTTCCATTTTATCTGTAGGATCTATTATGAAACGGCCAATTATTAAAAATTCTAAAATAAAAATAGGAAGTGTAATGAAAATTACTTTGTCTTGTGATCATAGAATTATAGATGGAGCTGTAGGAAGTAGCTATATTCATTCTCTTAGAAACTTTTTAGAAGATCCTATTACCATCTTATTTTAA
- a CDS encoding ABC transporter transmembrane domain-containing protein, which produces MNVLKKNFSLFKINILCNFLHSLFSIISIISISSVLSILLESSKDKNKTTFFNSFNSYFDFIIKYFHDYIKILSDKYGKINTLAIFCVFIILFFLIKNVFRYLAEYFLIGIRTSIVRNIRNDFHKKILSFPVIFFSDKRNGGLMSKMM; this is translated from the coding sequence ATGAATGTACTTAAAAAAAATTTTAGCTTATTCAAAATCAACATATTATGTAATTTTCTGCATTCTTTATTTTCAATTATATCCATCATCTCGATTTCATCTGTACTAAGTATTTTACTTGAATCTTCCAAAGACAAAAATAAAACAACATTTTTTAATTCTTTTAATAGTTATTTTGATTTTATCATCAAATATTTTCATGATTATATAAAAATATTATCAGATAAATACGGAAAAATAAATACTTTGGCTATATTTTGTGTTTTTATCATTCTTTTTTTTTTAATCAAAAATGTTTTTCGATATTTAGCAGAATATTTTTTAATCGGAATAAGAACTTCTATCGTTCGAAATATTCGAAATGATTTTCACAAAAAAATATTGTCTTTCCCCGTAATTTTTTTTTCCGATAAAAGAAACGGAGGTTTAATGTCTAAAATGATGTGA
- a CDS encoding DUF1599 domain-containing protein, whose translation MNHPSIDFIIQKCRKLFLDKLIDYDLSWRFLKNSSIIDQILIKVVRIKNIQSKGYQEIKEEKITDTYMDIINYIIIILIKSDIFFILNFNKISHRDVIFLYNQKFERIKNCLYKNFKHKIFSINNILENIFYLKKNEGKVAFKKLEKFYFKMLIETIFLFKKNF comes from the coding sequence ATGAATCATCCTTCTATTGATTTTATTATTCAAAAATGTAGAAAGTTATTTTTAGATAAATTAATAGATTATGATCTTTCATGGAGATTTTTGAAAAATTCTTCTATAATAGATCAAATTCTCATTAAAGTAGTTCGTATAAAAAACATTCAATCAAAAGGATATCAAGAAATTAAAGAAGAAAAAATAACAGATACATATATGGATATTATAAACTATATAATAATTATATTAATTAAATCGGATATTTTTTTTATCTTAAATTTTAATAAAATATCACATCGTGATGTTATTTTTCTTTATAATCAAAAATTTGAAAGAATAAAAAATTGTCTTTATAAAAATTTTAAACACAAGATATTTTCTATTAACAATATTCTAGAAAATATTTTCTACTTAAAGAAAAATGAAGGAAAAGTAGCATTTAAAAAATTAGAAAAATTTTATTTCAAAATGTTAATTGAAACTATTTTTTTATTCAAAAAAAATTTTTGA
- the tpiA gene encoding triose-phosphate isomerase, protein MRKKIIIANWKMNHDFHETTYFLRNFLKIIFEKKINHNKEIIIAPSFPFLHISNQILQGTTLKIAAQSIHQMDKGSYTGEVSASMLKSIGISKVILGHSERRELFFENNDILFEKIKIALKYGLDIIFCVGETAIERKQDQQFNIVKNQLKETVFRCSLDKIRFFYIAYEPVWAIGTGKTATYEQAQTMHEFIRSLFLERYGESVSDKISILYGGSINNLNARDLFLQKDIDGGLVGNSSLKLEKFLEIIQS, encoded by the coding sequence ATGAGGAAAAAGATTATCATCGCAAATTGGAAAATGAATCATGATTTTCATGAAACGACTTATTTTCTTAGGAATTTTTTGAAAATTATTTTCGAAAAAAAAATAAATCATAACAAAGAAATCATTATTGCTCCTTCTTTTCCCTTTTTACATATTTCAAATCAGATTTTACAAGGAACTACTTTGAAGATTGCTGCTCAAAGTATTCATCAAATGGATAAAGGTTCATATACAGGTGAAGTATCAGCTTCTATGTTAAAATCTATAGGAATTTCTAAAGTGATATTAGGACATAGTGAACGTAGAGAGTTATTTTTTGAAAATAATGATATTTTATTTGAAAAAATAAAAATAGCATTGAAATATGGATTAGATATTATTTTTTGTGTAGGAGAAACAGCTATTGAAAGAAAACAAGATCAACAATTTAACATTGTCAAAAATCAATTAAAAGAAACTGTTTTTCGTTGTTCTCTAGATAAAATTAGATTTTTTTATATAGCATATGAACCAGTATGGGCAATTGGAACAGGAAAAACAGCCACGTATGAACAAGCTCAAACAATGCATGAGTTCATTCGTTCTTTATTTTTGGAAAGATATGGAGAAAGTGTTTCAGATAAAATTTCCATTTTGTATGGAGGAAGTATAAATAATCTTAATGCAAGAGATCTTTTTTTACAAAAAGATATAGATGGAGGTCTTGTAGGAAATTCTTCTCTTAAACTCGAAAAATTCTTAGAAATTATTCAATCTTGA
- a CDS encoding diadenylate cyclase, with protein MYESFFSLLYSLKISFIDILDIFLVAIILFQIYRLVYSTAALNIFYGIIATFIFWKIVEIYEMKLLSIVISAFFKGGFLALIIVFQPEIRKFLLIVGSRIFFKKFIFSLFFKKSNVSIKTETIDSIVKSCAIFSGDKTGVLIVIQLHQDLEEFIQNGDEMDAKVNIPILESIFYKNSPLHDGAVVVIGNRIVRTRAILPVSYNKEIPSRLGLRHRSAIGLSEKTDAICLVISEETGYISYIKDQKRTVINNINNLKMKLEEDLL; from the coding sequence TTGTATGAATCCTTTTTTTCATTATTATATTCTTTGAAGATTTCTTTCATTGATATTTTAGATATATTTTTAGTGGCTATTATTTTATTCCAGATCTATAGATTAGTTTATAGCACTGCTGCTTTAAACATTTTTTATGGAATTATCGCAACTTTTATTTTCTGGAAAATAGTAGAGATTTATGAAATGAAACTCCTTAGCATAGTTATAAGTGCTTTTTTCAAAGGAGGTTTTTTAGCACTAATTATTGTGTTTCAACCAGAAATTAGAAAATTTTTACTCATAGTAGGAAGCAGAATTTTTTTCAAAAAATTTATATTTTCTCTTTTTTTCAAAAAATCGAATGTTTCAATCAAAACTGAAACTATAGATAGTATTGTAAAATCTTGCGCAATTTTTTCAGGAGATAAAACAGGAGTTTTAATAGTCATTCAATTACATCAAGATCTTGAAGAATTTATTCAAAATGGGGATGAAATGGATGCTAAAGTTAATATTCCTATTTTAGAAAGTATTTTCTATAAAAATAGTCCATTACATGATGGAGCAGTAGTTGTGATAGGAAATAGAATAGTAAGAACAAGAGCAATTCTTCCTGTTTCTTACAACAAAGAAATTCCATCCCGTTTAGGATTGCGTCATAGATCTGCTATTGGGTTATCTGAAAAAACAGATGCTATATGTCTTGTTATTTCTGAAGAAACAGGTTACATATCTTATATTAAAGATCAAAAAAGAACTGTTATCAACAATATTAATAATCTGAAAATGAAACTTGAAGAAGATTTACTTTAA
- the folP gene encoding dihydropteroate synthase — translation MTINCAGSLLHLKEPKIMGIVNLTPDSFYDGGKLNSESSILKHVENLLNEGSDFIDIGGCSTRPRSKFITEEEEIKRVIKPIRTIIRNFPNIRISIDTFRSEVARIAVEEGVVMINDISGGKLDNNMFSLLGKLKIPYILNHMKGIPENMQKNPYYENNIITEINNFFSKKIFYLKKNGIQDIILDPGFGFGKTLEQNFQLLKHLSLLGFQDHLILIGISRKSMIKHLLQISYEKSLNATSVIHTIALLNGSKLLRVHDVKEAVECIKLVQYYKNIF, via the coding sequence ATGACAATTAATTGTGCAGGGTCCTTATTACATTTGAAAGAACCAAAAATTATGGGAATAGTGAATTTAACTCCTGATTCTTTTTACGATGGTGGAAAATTAAATTCTGAATCTAGTATATTGAAACACGTAGAAAATTTATTAAACGAAGGTTCTGATTTTATAGATATTGGAGGTTGTTCTACTCGTCCAAGATCAAAATTTATAACAGAAGAAGAAGAAATAAAAAGAGTGATAAAACCTATTCGGACTATCATAAGAAATTTTCCAAATATTAGAATATCCATAGATACTTTTCGCAGTGAAGTAGCAAGAATAGCTGTTGAAGAAGGAGTCGTAATGATAAATGACATATCAGGTGGAAAATTGGATAATAACATGTTCTCTTTGCTTGGAAAACTTAAAATTCCATATATATTAAATCATATGAAAGGAATTCCTGAAAATATGCAAAAAAATCCATACTATGAAAATAATATAATCACAGAAATAAATAATTTTTTTTCCAAAAAAATTTTTTATTTAAAAAAAAATGGAATTCAGGATATTATTTTGGATCCAGGATTTGGTTTCGGAAAAACATTAGAACAAAATTTTCAATTATTAAAACACTTGTCTTTATTAGGATTTCAAGATCATTTAATATTAATTGGAATTTCTAGAAAATCTATGATCAAACATCTTCTACAAATTTCTTATGAAAAATCATTAAATGCTACTTCAGTCATTCATACTATAGCACTATTAAATGGATCTAAACTATTGCGAGTCCATGACGTAAAAGAAGCTGTAGAATGTATTAAATTAGTACAATATTACAAGAATATTTTCTGA
- a CDS encoding Sec-independent protein translocase subunit TatA/TatB, giving the protein MTNFLFISIEESFFIILVAILIFGPKKIPDIARGLGEGIRYLKNAKEKIKNEILMQDHQKKQTSISSKKERKTKKNIPPYSVKR; this is encoded by the coding sequence ATGACAAATTTTTTATTTATTAGTATTGAAGAAAGTTTTTTTATCATTTTGGTAGCTATTCTCATATTTGGACCAAAAAAAATACCGGACATAGCTCGTGGTTTAGGAGAAGGTATACGATATTTAAAAAATGCTAAAGAAAAAATAAAAAATGAAATTCTTATGCAGGATCATCAAAAAAAGCAAACTTCTATTTCTTCTAAAAAAGAAAGAAAAACAAAGAAAAATATACCCCCTTATTCTGTTAAACGTTAA